The Macadamia integrifolia cultivar HAES 741 unplaced genomic scaffold, SCU_Mint_v3 scaffold2313, whole genome shotgun sequence genome contains a region encoding:
- the LOC122066273 gene encoding uncharacterized protein LOC122066273, with product MGDQKVANCPGEVVRGQISKWNNALVGHLLGKRPTFHYTKEVLLKMWRISGNVEINLPESGVFVFRFNLQEDRDKVLEGGLWYVQRRPLFSALGVKRYPWGKSLLSSIPVWVTLPYLPSQFWTLEALSAIGSVIGHPISLDVRTKTLERLSYARLCVEVNASEQLPSTVAIKDEEGRIFKQEIMYDWKLTKCSACKVFGHSLEQYGETPVAKHNRKTKPVWRKKDDGVEPTLPAEKEEPSLHKSGVLSKAADSTFTQNSISNLNFENRGVDEEEFFCWQL from the coding sequence ATGGGTGACCAAAAGGTTGCTAATTGCCCTGGTGAAGTTGTTAGAGGACAGATTAGCAAATGGAATAATGCTCTTGTAGGGCATCTCCTAGGGAAGAGACCAACTTTTCATTACACTAAGGAGGTTCTTCTCAAGATGTGGAGGATTTCAGGCAATGTTGAGATTAATTTGCCTGAAAGTGGTGTTTTCGTATTCAGATTTAACTTGCAAGAGGATAGAGATAAAGTCTTGGAAGGAGGACTGTGGTATGTTCAGCGTAGGCCCTTGTTCTCCGCTCTTGGAGTAAAGAGATATCCTTGGGGCAAATCACTTTTATCTTCTATTCCGGTGTGGGTAACTTTACCCTATCTTCCTTCTCAATTCTGGACTCTAGAGGCTTTGAGTGCAATTGGGAGTGTTATTGGGCATCCAATATCATTAGATGTGAGGACTAAGACATTAGAGAGATTGTCTTATGCAAGATTGTGCGTTGAAGTTAATGCCTCTGAACAACTCCCTTCAACTGTAGCAATTAAAGATGAAGAGGGTCGCATATTTAAACAAGAGATCATGTATGATTGGAAGCTAACCAAATGCTCTGCATGCAAGGTCTTTGGCCATTCGCTGGAACAATATGGTGAAACTCCGGTGGCCAAGCATAATCGGAAAACTAAGCCAGTGTGGAGGAAGAAGGATGATGGTGTAGAGCCTACACTGCCAGCTGAGAAAGAAGAACCTTCTTTGCATAAAAGTGGTGTCTTGAGTAAGGCAGCCGATTCTACATTTACTCAGAATTCAATttcgaatttgaattttgaaaataggGGAGTAGATGAGGAGGAATTTTTTTGCTGGCAGCTTTAG